Within the Gordonia westfalica genome, the region CGTTCCTTGCTGCCCTCGATGACCTTGACGTGGACGTCGAGGGTGTCGCCGGGGCCGAAGTCCGGGACATCGTCGCGGAGGGACTGCTTGTCGAGGAAGTCGAGCGTGTTCATTGGTTGGTCCTTGTCTGGCGTTAACGTTGAGCAGAGGAACCTGGCGGGCCCGTGGGCTTCGAACCGGTTCATACTCCGAGTCGTCGGTGCCGGTCGATGACGACAGGCAACCCGACTATTGTGCCAGAGAGACCCCGGTCCGACGAAATCGCCGGTCAGCGCCGGGAACCGGGTCCCATCGCGACGACGCCGGCGGCCTGCAGGGCCGAGAGGGTGGCCGATTCCATCGGGGTGGCCGCGGCGATCGCCGTGGGCGTGATCCCCGAACTCGTCATGTGTTCGACGATCGCGAGCTCGGGCGCGCGGCCGTTCGCGGTCAGTGCCTCGTCGTCGGAGAGTTCGAGCCCCGCACGCTGGTACGGCTGCGGATCGTTGGTCCCGACGACCACCACGCGACGCCCGCGAGCCCCGACGCCCACGCCGACGGCGGTGCGGAACCACCCCGCGATACCCGCCGGCACGGTCGACTGCAGGTTCTCGGCGCGTCGGCGCAGCCAGGTCAGGTCGCCGCCGGTGGAGCCCCGGTCGGCGCGTGAGGCGGCGGCGCCCACCGCCGCGCCCAGTCCGGCGGCCCCCAATCCGGCGCCCAGGGCTCCGGCCCCACCCATCGCCCCCATCGGGGCGAACGGCATCATCCCGCTGGTCGCCGCGGGCGGGGTTCCGCCGGCGGACTGACCGGCCTCCTCGGACCGTTGCGTGTAGTCGTCGCCGGCAGCGGTGAGAGCCATCCGGCCCGCACTCGCCGCACTCACCCGCCACGAGTCGTCACCGACCTCGGCGAAGACCTCCGCACGATGCCGGTCCCGGTCGGCGACGAGCGCGATGGTCGTCATCTGCTGCTCGGTCTCCGTGACGATGTCGGCATAGCCGTCCAACGACGCGGCCATGGCCCGGAGACGGCCGGCGACGTGTGGCAGGGAGCGCGGACCGTCTCCGGTGATCTGCTCCAGCCCGTCGACGACGGCGAGGCCGAACTCCCCCTCCGTCGCCGCGCTGCCGGTGTCCGGCGAGGCGTAGGCCCCGGTCGCCGAGACGACCACGTCGGTCGCCCGCTCCACCGACTCGGCGAGCGCCCGTGCCCGACGAGCCGCTTCGCGCAACGACAACGGATCCGCACCCGGCCACACTCCCTGCGCGAGTTCGTCCGCGATCTGCCTGGGCTGAGAGTTCACTGCGTGTCACCGGACTCGAATGCCGCCGCGGCGTCGGCATCGGCCTCCGCGAGCGATTCGACGCCCCGCGTGAGCACCGTCCGATGTTCCGCGAGGCGTGTGACCGCGGTCCGGAGGAGTTCGGTCGACTCTGCGCTCGCGGGCCCGAAACCCCGACGGAAGGCCAGCGCGCCCGCCCCTGTCCCGACCGCGATGTCGATGTCGGCCAGCAGTTCGACGAGTTCGGAGTGCACGGTGCCCAACCGCGTCTCGGCATTGGCCAGACGTGCGGCGAGATCCGCCGCGGTACCCACGTCGGCGGCGACCCGGTTGCGCCGTCCTCCCGACATCACCGGGGCGCCCGCTCGGGGTCGAGGCGTGCGTCGGCGTAATCCACACCGGAAGCCGCTGCGCCGGCGAGGAGTTCACCGCGACGGGAGCTCAGGGCATGATCCGCTTCGGCGATGAGGGTGGTCAGCAGCTCGGAGAGCTGGTCGGCCCGATATCGGCGCAGTGCGGTGGGATCGATCGAGATGTCGACGGCGAGTCCGCGCGCATTGACGGTGACGGCTACGAGCCGGTCCCGGCTGATGGCGCGAGACGTCAGCTCCGACAACGTCTCACGGGTCCGCGCGAGTTCGGCACGCTGACGGTCGAGTTCGTCGACCATGGCCTCATAGCCCTGCAATGCCCACCCCCGTTCGGCTCGAGTTGTGCCGAATCCTAGCCGGAATCCGGCCCGCGGTCACCGGTGGGATCCACAGGATCGGCGAGGAGATCGGGGCGGCGGGCGCGGGTCCGCTCCAGCGCCTGCTCGTGTCGCCACTCGGCGACCTTCGCGTGGTCGCCGCTGAGGAGGACCGCCGGGACGTCGAGGCCGCGCCAGCTCACCGGACGCGTGTAGCTGGGCCCTTCGAGGAGCCCGTCGGAGAACGAATCCTCTTGGTGCGAGCGAGGATTCCCGAGGACGCCGTCGATCAGCCGGACGGTCGCCTCGATCATCGCCATCACCGCGACCTCGCCGCCGATCAGGACGAAGTCGCCGAGGGACACCTCTTCGACGCGGACCCGGCGGGCCGCGTCGTCGAACACACGCTGGTCGATGCCCTCGTAGCGGCCGCAGGCGAAGACGAGATGCTTCTCGGTGCTCCACCGCTCGGCGGTCGCCTGGGTGAACGGCACACCGGCCGGCGTGGGGACGACGAGTAGTGCGTCGTCGGGGCACACGTCGTCGAGACACGGCCCCCACACCTCGGGCTTCATGACCATGCCGGGACCACCGCCGTACGGCGAGTCGTCGACGCTGCGGTGGACGTCGTGCGCCCAGTTCCGCAGGTCGTGGACGTCGACGCTGATGCGGCCGGCGTCGATGGCCTTGCCCAGCAGGGCAACCCGGAGCGGGTCGAGGTATTCGGGAAAGATCGAGACGACGTCGAGGCGCATCACTTCGCGCCGTCGGCCGCGTCGGGGTCGAGTAGACCTTCGGGCGGGTCGATGACGATGAGTTCGCGACTCACCGTGGGCACGATCTCCCGCACGAACGGGATCAGGACCTCGCGCTTGTCGGGGGTACGCACCGCGAGCAACTCGCCGCCGGGCATGTGCAGCACCGACTCCACGACGCCGACCTCGGTACCGTCGGTGAGCTGCACCGGGACCCCCTCGAGTTCGTGGTCGTAGAACTCGTCCGGATCGTCGGACGGCTCGACCTGCGAGGAGTCGATGAGGAACAGCGTGCCCCGCAGGGCGTCGGCCGAGTCGCGGCTCGCGACGCCGTCGAGAGACACCAACAGCCGCCCGGAATGATCCCGGGCGGCTGTCACGGTGAACTCACGTTCCCCACCACCGCGCGGCAGACGGCCGCGCAGCACCGAGCCGCGAGCGAAGCGCAGGTCGGGGTCGTCAGTTCGGACGTCGACGACGAGTTCGCCACGAATACCGTGCGACTTCACCACACGTCCTACGACGAGATCCACGATGCGATCGCCCTGCGAGCTGACCGTCAGCGGTCGGTGTCGACGATGTCGACGCGCATGCCACGTCCGCCGATGCCGGAGACGAGGGTGCGCAGGGCGGTGGCGGTCCGGCCGTTGCGGCCGATGACCTTACCGAGATCGTCGGGGTTCACGTGGACCTCGACGAGCCGGCCGCGACGACCGGTGACGAGGTCGACCCGGACGTCGTCCGGGTTCGAGACGATTCCGCGGACGAGATGCTCGACCGCGTCGGCGACGACTGCGCTCACGCGTCACCCTCGGCGGTGGGAGACTCCGCAGCAGCTTCTGCCGGAGCCTCGTCCTTCTTGGCGGCCTTCTTCTTCGGGGTGGTCGCCGCGGCGACCGGCTCGTTGTCGGCGGCGGCGAGCGCAGCGTTGAACAGGTCGAGCTTGGAGGGCTTGGCCTCGGCGGTCTTCAGGGTGCCCTCGGCGCCCGGCAGGCCCTTGAACTTCTGCCAGTCACCGGTGACCTTGAGGATCGCGGCGACGGGCTCGGTCGGCTGTGCGCCGACACCCAGCCAGTACTGCGCGCGCTCGGAATCGACCTCGATCAGCGAGGGCTCTTCCTTCGGGTGGTACTTGCCGATGGTCTCGATCACCCGGCCGTTGCGGCGGGTCCGAGCGTCGGCGACGACGATGCGGTACTGCGGGTTGCGGATCTTGCCGAGCCGTGTGAGCTTGATCTTGACAGCCATGTCTACATCTACTTTCGTGTGGTCACTGCGCAATTCTGCGGCCCACCCGGAATGGTGGACCCGGTTTTGCGTCTGTTTCGGTGTGACCGTCGGACGGCCGTGACCGTATCCGACGAACCGTCGAGCCATTCTGCCAGAACGGTGGCTCTGAAAAGAAATCCGGCATGTAGCCCCGGACGGAGATCCGGCATGTGGTTGTCCACCCCGCGAGAACAACCACATGCCGTACGTCGCCAACCCCACTTGCCCACCGAGAACTCGGCCCCCAGGCTTGCGCGACCCTGCCGAAACCCCGTTGTACCCCCGGCTTCGGCAGGGTCTTGCACTGAGCTGATCGGTTCGTCCCCTTACGAACCTCTGCAACGCGGTTGCTACCTTACGCGGCAGTAGGTATTCGCAACCAGCACCCCACTTGTGGCGTTGCTCACACGATGTGGCGACCCGATGACACCACTGCTAGCGGGTGGCGCAGGACGCCCAGGTCGTCGCACGGGTTCTCCGCGTAGACCACGAAGTCGGCGCGATCGCCGTCGTCGAGGAGGTCCGCTCCGAGCCAGCGACGGGGTTGCACCGACGCGGCCGCGATGGCCCCGGCGTTCCCCATCCCGACCTTCGACAGCGCCTCGATCTCGTCGACGATCCGGCCGTGTTCGACGAACCCGCCGGCATCGGTGCCGGCGAAGATCGCCACACCCGCCTCACGCGCGGCGTCGAAGACCTTCGGGGCGTCGGCGTGCAGCCGGCGCATGTGCTCGGCATAGGTCGGGAACCGTTCGGCGCCGTCGGCGATTCCCGGGAAGTTCTCCACCTGGATCATGGTGGGCACCAATGCAATCGACCGTTCCACGAGTTGATCGATCAGATCAGGGGTGAGCCCGGTGCCGTGTTCGATGCAGTCGACGCCGGCACCGATGAGGTCGACGAGGGCGTCCGTCCCGAAGACGTGCGCGGTGATCCGCGCGCCGTCTTCGTGCGCCACGGCGACCGCGGCCTCGATCTGATCCCGGGACCACAGCGGGGCGAGGTCGCCGACCTCGCGATCGATCCAGTCCCCCACGATCTTCACCCAGCCGTCACCGGCCGCCGCCTGACGGGCCACCTCGGCGGCGAGTTCGTCGGGATCGTCGAGGTCGACGCCGTAGTCGCGCAGATAGCGCTTGGGTCGGGCGATGTGCTTGCCCGAACGGATGAACCGCGGGCAGGCCGGGTCGTCGTCGAGCGGGTGGGTGTCCAGCGGTGATCCGACCTCGCGGATCAGCAGCGTCCCCGCCCGGGCGTCGGCGTACGCGTAGCCGCGGGCCTGCTCGATGTCGACACCGAGGCCGGGGGCGATACCCACGTGATTGTGGGCGTCGACGAGCCCCGGCAGGAGCCAGCCGCCGTCGACGGCGGTCTCGGCGTCCGGGATGGGTGTGTGGCTGATGGTCTCACCCGCCACCCAGAACTCGATCGGTTCGCCGGTCAGCGGATCGGAACCCCGGTAGTGACGGGCGGTGACATCCAGTGCGGGGCCATCCGTCGCCGGGCCACTCACCGCTACTTCTTCTTCTTGGGCTGCTGGAACTGTGAGACGTCGATGCCCTCGAGCCCCGGGGCAGCTGGTCGAGTCCGGGGGGCATGTTGGACAGGTCGGGGAACCCGGCGGGCATACCGGCCGGCATCCCCGGGAAGCCGCCGCGCATCTTCGGCGGTGTGGGGCCGCGGCCCTTGCCCTTCTTGCCCTTCTTGCCCTTGCGGTTGGACTTCCGGTTCATCGCGCCCATGCCCATGCGCCCCGACATCTGGGCCATCATCTTGCGGGCCTCGTAGAAGCGGTCGACGAGCTGGTTGACCTCGCTGACGGTCACGCCGGAGCCGTTGGCGATACGCAGCCGGCGCGAGGCGTTGATGATCTTCGGGTTGTCGCGCTCGGCGGGGGTCATGCCGCGGATGATCGCCTGGACGCGGTCGAGCTGCTTGTCGTCGACCTGCGACAGCGCGTCCTTCATCTGGCCCGCTCCGGGGAGCATGCCCAGGATGTTGCCGATCGGACCCATCTTGCGGATCATCAGCATCTGCTCGAGGAAGTCCTCGAGGGTGAGCTCGCCCTGGGTGATCTTGGCCGCGGCGGCCTCGGCCTGCTCCGCGTCCCAATGCTGTTCGGCCTGCTCGATGAGGCTGAGCACGTCGCCCATGCCGAGGATCCGGCTGGCCATGCGGTCGGGGTGGAAGACGTCGAAGTCCTCGAGCTTCTCACCGGAGGACGCGAACATGATCGGCTGGCCGGTCACCTCGCGCACCGA harbors:
- a CDS encoding YbaB/EbfC family nucleoid-associated protein; translated protein: MQGYEAMVDELDRQRAELARTRETLSELTSRAISRDRLVAVTVNARGLAVDISIDPTALRRYRADQLSELLTTLIAEADHALSSRRGELLAGAAASGVDYADARLDPERAPR
- the trmD gene encoding tRNA (guanosine(37)-N1)-methyltransferase TrmD, with protein sequence MRLDVVSIFPEYLDPLRVALLGKAIDAGRISVDVHDLRNWAHDVHRSVDDSPYGGGPGMVMKPEVWGPCLDDVCPDDALLVVPTPAGVPFTQATAERWSTEKHLVFACGRYEGIDQRVFDDAARRVRVEEVSLGDFVLIGGEVAVMAMIEATVRLIDGVLGNPRSHQEDSFSDGLLEGPSYTRPVSWRGLDVPAVLLSGDHAKVAEWRHEQALERTRARRPDLLADPVDPTGDRGPDSG
- the rimM gene encoding ribosome maturation factor RimM (Essential for efficient processing of 16S rRNA), which translates into the protein MDLVVGRVVKSHGIRGELVVDVRTDDPDLRFARGSVLRGRLPRGGGEREFTVTAARDHSGRLLVSLDGVASRDSADALRGTLFLIDSSQVEPSDDPDEFYDHELEGVPVQLTDGTEVGVVESVLHMPGGELLAVRTPDKREVLIPFVREIVPTVSRELIVIDPPEGLLDPDAADGAK
- a CDS encoding RNA-binding protein, producing MSAVVADAVEHLVRGIVSNPDDVRVDLVTGRRGRLVEVHVNPDDLGKVIGRNGRTATALRTLVSGIGGRGMRVDIVDTDR
- the rpsP gene encoding 30S ribosomal protein S16, producing MAVKIKLTRLGKIRNPQYRIVVADARTRRNGRVIETIGKYHPKEEPSLIEVDSERAQYWLGVGAQPTEPVAAILKVTGDWQKFKGLPGAEGTLKTAEAKPSKLDLFNAALAAADNEPVAAATTPKKKAAKKDEAPAEAAAESPTAEGDA
- a CDS encoding amidohydrolase family protein, producing MSGPATDGPALDVTARHYRGSDPLTGEPIEFWVAGETISHTPIPDAETAVDGGWLLPGLVDAHNHVGIAPGLGVDIEQARGYAYADARAGTLLIREVGSPLDTHPLDDDPACPRFIRSGKHIARPKRYLRDYGVDLDDPDELAAEVARQAAAGDGWVKIVGDWIDREVGDLAPLWSRDQIEAAVAVAHEDGARITAHVFGTDALVDLIGAGVDCIEHGTGLTPDLIDQLVERSIALVPTMIQVENFPGIADGAERFPTYAEHMRRLHADAPKVFDAAREAGVAIFAGTDAGGFVEHGRIVDEIEALSKVGMGNAGAIAAASVQPRRWLGADLLDDGDRADFVVYAENPCDDLGVLRHPLAVVSSGRHIV